In a genomic window of Melopsittacus undulatus isolate bMelUnd1 chromosome 1, bMelUnd1.mat.Z, whole genome shotgun sequence:
- the ZBTB10 gene encoding zinc finger and BTB domain-containing protein 10, with amino-acid sequence MFAEMNRRTLAFRGGGLVTAAGAAAGGAAETWDRQDPEPLNGRGADEEVELEGLEAEELEGAADEKELLLPQDAVLPPAAGPTFAERNRRTLAFRGGGGLLAAPSGANNGCEASAWPRKHFNGRGADEEMELEGAEGLETEGLLEGKELAQDGGSLSDSSDDEEDGEGGSLGDGSGAEGGSCSSSRRSGGDGGDEAEGSSVGAGEGESIKHFPLARPKSLLQKLHISFQGSWLKEFPWLYYCQETGLMSCAWCTAALAAAAPPELIIAGGPLPGGHDELCKGTRNYKRTLLLRHHLSAEHRLNEPVNPEQESELPAELNNEGYCDFNSRPNENSYCYQLLQELNEQRKKGILCDVNIVVSGRVFRAHKNILVAGSRFFKTLYCFTNKESRNQTTVTYLDVVAVQGFSVILDFLYSGNLVLTSQNAIEVMSVASYLQMTEVVQSCRNFIKDALNISIKSEAPETVVVDYNRRSVSRDGLSPRDQKVASFWATRNLTNLASSIKTENDGYSIDEGQMESYQMNDCSWVQDSSPEMAENESQGEGKVFVWNDVGAQGQSVQEPGKARRKNQTAKRFIYNIPPNTEENSEDCSVLQPSVPYPEEDLSFIKEEAGTSSDFKYGLMPGTSSDFKYGLLPGTSSDFKYGLLPGTSSDFKYGLLPESWPKEAWENGDSSALIMNKLKCPHCNYVAKYRRTLKRHLLIHTGVRSFSCDICGKLFTRREHVKRHSLVHKKDKKYKCMVCKKIFMLAASVGIRHGSRRYGVCVDCADKSQPGGQEGADQVQDTDFPRDEEYEENEVGEGDEELGDDVEEQNDQSRWDESAEVCMPLDD; translated from the exons ATGTTCGCGGAGATGAACCGGCGGACGCTGGCGTTCCGCGGCGGAGGCCTCGTCACCGCGGCTGGGGCGGCTGCCGGCGGCGCGGCCGAGACCTGGGACCGGCAGGACCCCGAGCCGCTCAACGGGCGCGGGGCGGACGAGGAAGTGGAGCTGGAGGGGCTGGAGGCCGAGGAGCTGGAGGGCGCCGCCGACGAGAAGGAGCTGTTGTTGCCTCAGGACGCCGTGTTgccccccgccgccggccccACGTTCGCCGAGAGAAATCGCCGGACACTGGCCTTTCGGGGCGGTGGGGGGCTCCTCGCCGCCCCGTCTGGCGCTAACAATGGCTGCGAGGCCTCGGCCTGGCCGCGGAAGCACTTCAATGGGCGGGGGGCGGACGAGGAGATGGAGCTGGAGGGCGCGGAGGGCTTGGAAACGGAGGGtctgctggaggggaaggagctggCCCAGGACGGGGGCTCCCTGAGCGACAGCAGCGACGACGAGGAGGACGGTGAAGGGGGCAGCCTGGGCGACGGCAGTGGCGCCGAGGgcggcagctgcagcagcagcaggcggTCGGGCGGCGATGGAGGGGACGAGGCGGAGGGCAGCAGCGTGGGCGCGGGCGAGGGTGAGAGCATCAAGCACTTCCCGCTGGCCAGGCCCAAGTCCCTGCTGCAGAAGCTACACATCTCCTTCCAGGGTTCCTGGCTCAAGGAGTTCCCATGGCTCTACTACTGCCAGGAGACCGGCCTCATGTCCTGCGCCTGGTGCACGGCCGCCTTGGCCGCCGCCGCGCCTCCCGAGCTCATCATAGCCGGGGGGCCCCTGCCTGGGGGACACGACGAACTCTGCAAGGGCACCCGCAACTACAAGCGTACGCTGCTCCTGCGGCACCACCTCTCCGCTGAGCATCGCCTCAACGAGCCCGTCAACCCCGAGCAG gAGTCAGAGTTACCGGCAGAACTGAATAATGAAGGATACTGTGATTTTAACAGCAGGCCAAATGAGAACTCTTACTGCTATCAGCTTCTGCAAGAGCTCAACgagcagaggaagaaaggcATTCTTTGTGATGTTAATATTGTGGTGAGTGGGAGGGTCTTCAGAGCTCACAAGAACATCCTGGTTGCAGGCAGCCGCTTCTTTAAGACTCTTTATTGCTTTACAAACAAAGAAAGCCGTAACCAAACCACTGTTACCTATTTAGACGTTGTTGCTGTTCAAGGTTTTTCTGTCATCTTGGACTTCTTATATTCTGGTAACCTCGTGCTTACGAGCCAAAACGCCATTGAAGTGATGTCAGTGGCCAGCTACCTTCAGATGACAGAGGTTGTCCAGTCCTGCCGCAACTTCATTAAAGATGCCTTAAACATAAGCATAAAATCAGAAGCTCCAGAGACTGTTGTAGTGGATTACAACAGAAGATCTGTTAGTAGGGATGGTTTGTCTCCAAGGGATCAGAAAGTTGCCAGCTTCTGGGCAACAAGAAACCTTACCAACCTGGCAAGTAGCATAAAAACTGAGAACGATGGTTACTCGATTGATGAGGGCCAAATGGAAAGCTACCAAATGAATGACTGCAGTTGGGTCCAGGACAGCTCACCTGAAATGGCTGAGAATGAATCACAAGGCGAAGGAAAAGTTTTTGTATGGAATGATGTGGGTGCACAGGGACAATCGGTTCAAGAGCCtggaaaagcaagaaggaaaaaccaAACTGCAAAGAGATTTATTTATAATATACCACCTAATACTGAAGAGAACTCAGAAGATTGCTCAGTGTTGCAACCATCAGTCCCATATCCAGAAGAAGATTTGTCATTTATTAAAGAAGAAGCAG GtacttcaagtgacttcaagtaTGGACTGATGCCGGGtacttcaagtgacttcaagtaTGGACTGCTGCCGGGtacttcaagtgacttcaagtaCGGACTGTTGCCGGGtacttcaagtgacttcaagtaTGGACTGCTGCCAGAATCTTGGCCAAAAGAAGCTTGGGAAAATG GTGATTCTTCTGCTTTAATCATGAACAAGTTGAAGTGTCCACACTGTAATTATGTAGCCAAATACAGAAGAACACTAAAGAGACACTTGCTCATTCACACAGGCGTGAGATCTTTCAGTTGTGACATCTGTGGGAAGCTGTTTACTCGAAGAGAGCATGTAAAGAGACATTCCTTG GTGcataaaaaggataaaaagtaTAAATGTATGGTGTGTAAGAAGATCTTCATGCTGGCAGCCAGTGTTGGAATAAGACATGGATCGCGACGTTACGGCGTTTGTGTAGACTGTGCAGATAAATCTCAACCTGgagggcaggaaggagcagaCCAGGTGCAGGACACAGATTTTCCTAGGGATgaagaatatgaagaaaatgaagtggGAGAAGGTGATGAGGAGCTTGGTGATGATGTAGAAGAACAGAATGACCAGTCTCGATGGGATGAATCTGCAGAAGTTTGTATGCCTTTAGATGACTGA